From Myxosarcina sp. GI1, the proteins below share one genomic window:
- a CDS encoding 2-isopropylmalate synthase, protein MNNSPDRIIIFDTTLRDGEQSPGATLNVAEKLEIARALARLGVDVIEAGFAYASPGDFEAVQKVAQTVGTENGPVICSLARAIKTDIKAAAEALKPAAKARIHTFISTSDIHLQYQLKKSRSEVLAIAEEMVAYAKSFMDDVEFSPMDAGRTDSEYLYQVLEAAIAAGATTINIPDTVGYTTPKEFGALIKGIKENVPNIDKAIISVHGHNDLGLAVASFLEAIENGARQLECTINGIGERAGNAALEELVMALHVRRQYFNPFFGKATESTEPLTNIDTRQIYKTSRLVSNLTGIMVQPNKAIVGSNAFAHESGIHQDGVLKNKLTYEIMDAQSIGLTDNQIILGKHSGRNAFRTRLKELGYELSESDLNKAFVRFKEVADKKKAVSDRDIEAIVNDEIRQPPELFRLELIQVSCGDLSRPTATVTIRTPEGEESTDVAIGTGPVDAICKAIDRVIGVPNELIELSMQSVTAGIDAMAEVTIRLRHQDKIYSGRAANTDIVVASARAYIKALNRICADLQTTAQAEPAAL, encoded by the coding sequence TGATACCACCTTAAGAGATGGCGAGCAGTCTCCAGGAGCAACTCTAAATGTAGCCGAAAAACTTGAAATAGCCCGCGCTCTAGCTCGATTGGGAGTTGATGTAATCGAAGCGGGATTTGCTTACGCTAGCCCTGGAGATTTTGAAGCAGTACAAAAAGTAGCACAAACTGTAGGAACCGAAAATGGTCCTGTAATCTGTAGTTTGGCAAGAGCCATAAAAACCGATATCAAAGCTGCCGCCGAAGCTTTAAAACCAGCAGCTAAAGCGAGAATTCATACATTTATTTCTACTTCGGATATTCACTTACAGTATCAGCTAAAAAAATCTCGCTCGGAAGTTTTAGCCATTGCCGAAGAAATGGTAGCTTACGCTAAATCTTTTATGGACGATGTCGAGTTTTCGCCGATGGATGCAGGGCGTACCGACTCAGAATATTTATATCAGGTTTTAGAAGCCGCGATCGCCGCAGGAGCGACCACGATTAATATTCCCGATACCGTAGGTTATACTACGCCTAAAGAATTTGGTGCGTTAATTAAAGGTATTAAAGAAAACGTTCCCAACATCGATAAAGCAATTATTTCCGTTCACGGACACAACGATTTGGGCTTAGCTGTGGCTAGCTTCTTAGAAGCCATTGAAAATGGAGCGCGACAGCTAGAATGTACCATTAACGGCATTGGCGAACGGGCAGGCAACGCGGCATTAGAAGAATTGGTAATGGCACTCCACGTCCGCCGTCAGTATTTCAATCCTTTCTTTGGTAAAGCAACAGAATCAACCGAACCACTAACTAATATCGACACACGGCAGATTTATAAAACTTCTCGCTTGGTATCTAACCTGACGGGAATTATGGTACAGCCTAATAAAGCGATCGTCGGTTCTAACGCTTTTGCCCACGAATCTGGGATTCACCAAGATGGGGTGCTAAAAAATAAGCTGACCTATGAAATTATGGATGCCCAATCTATCGGACTGACCGACAATCAAATTATTCTGGGCAAACATTCTGGACGCAACGCTTTTCGTACTCGTCTTAAAGAGTTGGGTTACGAACTATCCGAAAGCGATCTCAACAAAGCTTTTGTCAGGTTCAAAGAAGTTGCCGATAAGAAAAAAGCAGTCAGCGACAGAGACATTGAAGCCATTGTCAATGACGAAATTCGCCAACCTCCCGAGTTGTTCCGCTTAGAACTAATTCAAGTTTCCTGTGGCGATCTTTCCCGACCTACGGCTACGGTAACTATTCGAACTCCCGAAGGAGAAGAATCGACCGATGTAGCAATTGGTACGGGTCCTGTAGATGCTATTTGTAAAGCTATCGACCGCGTAATTGGCGTACCGAACGAACTGATCGAACTGTCGATGCAGTCGGTTACGGCAGGTATTGACGCTATGGCAGAGGTAACTATTCGCCTGCGCCACCAGGACAAAATTTATTCGGGACGTGCTGCGAATACCGATATTGTGGTTGCTTCGGCGCGTGCTTATATCAAAGCTTTAAACCGTATTTGTGCGGATTTACAAACTACGGCTCAAGCCGAACCAGCAGCACTGTAG